CGCAACGGCGGCAAGCCCCAAGACACGCCCGCCAGCCGCACGCGTCACCACGGCAGCCACGGCTCCGCACCCAAGCGCAACACCTACCGCGAGCGCTACACAGGCTAGGCAACCCGCCGCGCCCCAGCGCCCGCGAACCATAGCAGCACGTCAACCATCGAAAGGAAGCATTGCATGATCGTCGCCATCGACGGCCCCGCCGGTTCCGGCAAGTCCACCATCGCCAAGGAGATCGCCCGCCAGCTGGGCTTTAACAAGCTCGACACGGGCGCCATGTATCGCGCCGTCACCTTCGCCGCGCTCGACCGCGGCATCGATCTAGACGACGAGGCGGCCATCGACGCCCTCGCCGAGCAGATCGAGATCCGCTTTACCAACGGCACCGGCGAGGATACGCGCCTGACCATTGACGGCAAGGACGCTTCGACCGCCATCCGCACCCCGCAGGTCGACGCCAACGTGTCCAAGGTCTCGGCCTATCCGGGCGTGCGCGCCGCCATGCTCATCCATCAGCGCCGTGCCGCCGAGGACCGCGATATCGTGGCCGAGGGTCGCGACATCGGAACCGTCGTGTTCCCTAACGCGCAGGTCAAGGTCTTCCTGACCGCCGACCCGCGTGAGCGCGCCCGCCGCCGCGTGCTGCAGCGTCACCAAAACGACGCCCAACCGCTCACACCCGCGCAGCTCGAAGCCGAGGTCGATGAGACCCTCGACGCCCTTAAGCAGCGCGACAAGCTCGACAGCAGCCGCGAGGTCGCCCCGCTCGTGCCCGCCGAGGACGCCGTGCACGTAGACTCCACCGCCCATACCATCGACGAGGTCGTCCGCATTATCGAGGGCCTCATCAACCAAAGGAGGTAGCCCATGCGCCTGTTTAAGCAGACGCCCGAGGACTATTACAACGCCCCCTACGCAGAGTTTCCAGCGCTCATCCGCGGCACCGTCGTCGTAGTCATGGCCATCCTTTGGGCCTTCTCCAAGCTCATGTGGCGTTGGAAGGTCGAAGATGCCGATCTGCTGTTTGAGCGCAAGGAAGGCCGCGGCAGCGTGGTCATCTGCAACCACACCTCGATGGCCGAGCTCTTGGCCGTGGAGACGGCGCTGTTCTTTGGGGGCCGCCGCATTCGTCCCATCTTTAAGTCAGAGTTCGCCAAGAGCAAGATCGTGCGCTGGGCCTTTAGCCGCGTTGGCGGCATCCCCGTGGAGCGTGGTACTGCCGATATGAAGTGCCTGCGCGCCGCTCAGCATGCGCTGCAGCGCGGCGAGGACGTCCTGATCTTCCCCGAGGGCACGCGCATCCGCTCGCGCGAGATCAAGCCCGAGGTCCACGGCGGCTTTGCGCTCATCGCCCAGATGGGCAAGGCACCTGTGAACCCGCTCGCCATCTGCGGCTGGTCCGATATCACGCCCGCGGGCAAAAAGCTCATGCGCCCTAAGAAGTGCTGGATTCGTGCCGGCAAGGCCGTCTCGCTTTCGGACGCGCCGGCCGGGCTTAAGCGTACGAAGCGCCTGACCTGGTTTGAGTCCGAGGCCATGAACCGCGTCTACGCCATGCGAGACGAGCTGTGCGCCGAGCATCCGGGCAGGTTCTAGCCATGGGTGAGAACGTCATGAATACAGCTGCGGCCGCCGCTGAGGAGGTCGTCCCCACCATCGAGATCGCTGCCCACGCCGGCACCTGCTACGGCGTGAAGCGCGCGCTCGATATGGCCCTGGCGGCCGCCCCGCAGGCGGAGGAGAACGCTCAGGTCCACACCCTGGGTCCGCTCATCCATAACCCCATCGTGGTGCGCGAGCTTGCCGAGGCGGGCGTCGGTCTGGCCGAGACCCTAGACGATGCCGCATCGGGCACCGTGATCATCCGCGCTCACGGCGTGGTGCCGCAGGTGATCGAAGCCGCACGCGAGCGTGGCCTCGACGTGGTCGACGCCACCTGCCCCTACGTGAAAAAGGTCCACGTGGCGGCGGAGCGCTTGGTACGCGAGGGCTACCACGTGGTAGTCATGGGCGAGCCGGGCCACCCCGAAGTCGAGGGCATCCTGGGCCACGCCGGCAATGATGCGCAGGTCGTGAGCTGCGCCGACGATGCGGACGCGCTGCCGCTCAAGGGCAAGGTGGGCCTCGTCGTGCAGACCACCCAGACCGCGCAGAACCTCGCCGAGGTCGTGGCGGCTATCACCCCGCGCGTGCAGGAGCTGCGTGTGATCAACACCATCTGCGCCGCCACGAGCGAGCGCCAACAGGCAGCAGCCACACTTGCCAACCGCTGCGACTGCATGGTCATCGTAGGCGGCAAGAACTCGGGCAACACCCGCCGCCTGGCGCAGATTTGCGCAGACGCCTGCGAGCGCACGCATCACATCGAGGAAGCTTCTGAGCTCCAGGCCGCGTGGTTTACCGACGCTCACCACATCGGCATCACTGCCGGAGCCTCCACCCCGCAAGAACACATCGAGCGCGCCGTCGCGCGCATCAAGGAGCTTTGCCGCTAACCATGGACCAGACCGTACCCGCATATGCCGCCGAGGTGGCCGATTACGGGCGCAGCCGCGACCCCGAGCCGGGTGAGGGCGCGCTCGTAAAGAACGTGCGTCCCGAATCGCCCGCGTGGGATGTGGGTATCGAGCCGGGCATGCGCGTGCTCACGGTCAACGGCGAGGCGCTCACCGACATGATCGTATGGCTCTGGGAGGCCGACGATGATACCGTCGACCTCGAGGTTTTCGACCCGCGCGACGGCACCGTCACCCCCGTCGAGCTCGACCGCTTTCCCGGCGAGGATTGGGGTTTGGAGTTCGATGGCCCCATCTTCGACGGCATGCGTACCTGCGTCAACGCCTGCGTGTTCTGCTTTATGACCATGCTCCCCAAGGGCGGCCGCTCCACGCTCTACATTCGCGACGACGACTATCGCCTGAGCTTTTTACAGGGCAACTTTGTCACGCTCACGAACCTCTCCGACGAAGATGTTCAAAACGTCATCGAACGCAATATGAGCCCCATGAACGTGTCGGTCCATGCCGTAAGCCCCGATGTCCGCCGTCGTATGATGGGCCGTAACGCCCAACGAGGCATGGACGTACTCGAGACCATCATGGCCGCCGGCATCGAGATTCACGCGCAGATTGTGCTGTGTCCCGGCATGAACGACGGCGAGGAGCTGGAAAAGACCCTGCGCTTTTGCGAGGAGCATGAGCAAATCACAAGCCTGGGCATTGTGCCGCTCGGTTTTACCAAACACCAAAACCGCTTTAGCTGGTCATACAGCGACAAGCCCGAACTGGCGCGCGAGACCATTGCCATGATCAGGCCCTTCCAGGACCGTGCCTACGAACGCTTTGGCCGCCACACCTTCCAGATGAGCGACGAGTTCTATCTGGACGCCGGCATCGATCCTCCCGAGGCAGACTTTTACGACGGCTATCCGCAGTACTACGACGGCATCGGCATGATCCGCTCGTATCTGGACGAGACCGACGACGTGTTGACTACCGATGCTGAGCGACTGGCCCGCGTCCGCGAGGCCATCGCCGCCCGCAGCCAGCACCTGCTGTGCCTCTCGGGCGCCAGCGCACGCGACACGGTGGCCCGCTTTGCGGAGTCGCCCAAGGGACTCGCCGGCACTGTCACGGCCATCAAGAACCGCTACTTTGGCGGCAACGTGGACGTGACCGGCCTCATCGTCGCGTGTGACATTCTTGAGCAGCTGCCCCAAGACCTGTCGGGGGTTATGCTCTTTGTGCCTAAGCTCATGTTCAACGCTGACGGCATGACGCTCGACGAGTATCATCGTGACGATTTACTCGCAAGCCTTACCAGTCGCGGCGCGGAGGTTCATGTGGTGTCGACAATGCCGCATGAGCTGCTCGATACCCTGGAGCACATCCTTGGCATTATGCCTGCCGACTCTAACACTTCCACTGACCCTACCCATTAAAGGAGAGCAGATGAAACCTATCGTCGCCGTCGTCGGACGCCCCAACGTGGGCAAGTCCACGCTCGTTAACCGCCTGGCCCAGACCTCGGACGCCATCGTCCACGAGTCCCGCGGCGTCACGCGCGACCGCTCGTATCACACGGCCGATTGGAACGGCCGCGAGTTCACCATCGTCGACACGGGCGGCATCGAGCCGCTCAAGAGCGATGACGTCTTCGCCACGTCCATCCGCGACCAGGCCCTCGCCGCCGCCGAGGAAGCCGCCGTCATCCTGTTTGTGGTCGACGGCCGCACCGGCGTCACCGAGGAGGACGAGTCGGTCGCTCGCATGCTCAAACGCTGCGACAAGCCGGTCTTTCTGCTGGTGAACAAGCTCGACAACCCCGATCGCGAGAACGACAGCATCTGGGAGTTCTATTCGCTCGGCATCGGTGAGCCCACGCCGCTCTCGGCCCTGCATGGCCACGGCACGGGCGACCTGCTCGACGATATCGTGGCCCTGCTTCCGGAGGAAGAGGACGAAGTCGCCGATGAGTTCCCCGATGCGCTGAACGTCGCCATCATCGGCCGCCCCAATGCCGGTAAGTCCTCGCTGTTCAACCGCATCCTGGGCGCCGACCGCTCCATCGTGTCCAACATTGCCGGCACCACGCGCGATGCCATCGACACGGTCGTCGAGCGCAACGGCAAGCACTACCGCATGGTCGATACCGCGGGCATCCGCAAGAAGAGCACCGTGTACGAGAACATCGAGTACTACTCCATGGTCCGCGGCCTGCGCGCCATCGACCGCGCCGACGTGGCGCTGCTCGTCGTCGACGCCTCCGTGGGCGTCACCGAGCAGGACCAGAAGGTCATGGGCTTGGCCATCGAGCGCGGCTGTGCCATCGTGGTGCTGCTCAACAAGTGGGACCTGCTCGACGATGACCGCAAGCGCGAGGCCTGCATGGAGACCGTCGACCGCCGTCTGGGCGTCATGGCTCCCTGGGCCCAGTACTTGCGCATCTCGGCCCTGACCGGCCGCAGCGTCGAGAAGATCTGGGCGATGGTCGACGCAGCCGAGAAGACGCGCTCGCAAAAGATCAGCACCTCGCGCCTCAATACGTTCCTCACCGACCTGCGCGAGTTCGGTCATACCGTGGTAGACGGCAAGCGTCGCCTGCGCATGCACTACGTGACCCAGACGGGCGTCAACCCGCCGACGTTCACGTTCTTCGTCAACCACAGTGACCTGGTCAACGACACCTACCAGCGCTACGTGGAGAACCGCATGCGCTCGACCTTCGACTTTGCCGGCACGCCCATTCGACTCTTCTTTAGGAAGAAGGAGCAAAAGGATGCATAATCCGATTCTGCTAACCGCTATCTGCGCCGTGGTCTCGTTCTTTATCGGAGCGATTCCGTTTGGCCTGATCTTGGGCCGCGTGTTTAACCACACCGACATCCGCAAGGCGGGCTCCGGCAACATCGGCACCACCAACGCCCTGCGCGTAGCCGGCCCCAAGGTGGCCGCGCTCACGCTGCTGCTCGACTGCCTTAAGGGCGCCATCTGCGTCCTTATCGCACGTCCGCTTATCGCCGACATGGGCTACGGCTTCCCCGTGAGCATTATGGCCCCCGGTGCCGCCGGCGACTGGATGCTCGGCGTCATCTGCCTGGCTGCCGTGTGGGGACACATCTTCTCGCCCTACCTCAACTTCCACGGCGGCAAGGGTATCGCCGTTGGTCTGGGTGTCATCCTCGCCTGGTACTGGCCTATTGGCCTGTCGCTGCTGGGCATGTTTATCGTGGCCGTCGCCATCACCAAGTTTGTGTCGGTGGGCTCACTCGCCGCTGCCATCGGTCTTCCCATCGCTGCTTGCGTGGTCTTTCCGTACAGCAGCCTGGGCCTCAAGTTCTGCATGGCGATGATCGGCATCACCGTTGTGTGGGCCCATCGCGCGAATATCCAAAAGCTCATGGCCGGTAAGGAGTCCAAGCTCTCGTTTACCAAGCGCGTCACCGAGCCCGACGATAAATAGGAGAGAGTCATGAATGTTGCGCTGATTGGCTCCGGCTCCTGGGGAACCGCCGTCGCCGGACTTGCTGCCGCGCGAGCCGAGCGCGTGACCATGTGGGCCCATAGCGAGCAGACGGCCACCGGCATCAATGGCGAGCACCGCAACCCCCGCTACCTTGTGGGCTACGAGCTGCCGGACAACGTGGTAGCAACGACCGAGCTCGCCCAGGAGCTCTACGGTGCCGATGCGATCATCTTTGCCGTGCCCTCCACGCATCTGCGCGACGTGTGCCGTCAGACAGCGCCGTTTATCGATGCCGAGACTCCGGTCCTGTGCCTCACCAAGGGCATCGAGCCTGAGTCCGGCCTGCTCATGAGCGAGGTCATTGCCAGCGAGATCGGCAACGAGCGTCGTGTGGCGGCCCTCTCGGGCCCCAACCATGCCGAGGAGATCTGCCGCGGCGGACTTTCTGCCGCCGTCATCGCCAGTGTAGACCAGCAGGTGGGGGAGACCTTTAAGGAGCTGCTGCTGTCCACGGCCTTCCGCATCTACCTGTCGCAGGATATGACCGGCGTCGAGGTCTGCGGCGCCATGAAAAATGTCATCGCCATCGTATGCGGCATCTCCGCGGGCTCGGGCGCGGGCGACAACACACTTGCCCTCATCATGACGCGCGGCTTGGCCGAGATCAGCCGTCTGGTGCACGCCCGCGGCGGTCAAGCTATGACCTGCATGGGACTTGCCGGCATGGGCGACCTCATTGCCACCTGCACCTCGGAGCATTCGCGCAACCGTACCTTTGGCTACGAGTTTGCCCACGGCGTGTCGCTCGACGAGTACCAGACGCGCACGCATATGGTGGTGGAAGGCGCCGTCGCCGCCCGCAGCGTCAGCGAGCTCGCCCGTTCACTGGGCGTAGACATTCCGCTCACCTTTGCCGTGGAGCAAACGCTCTACAACGGTGTTACTTTGGATAGGGCGCTCGAGATTCTTACCGATCGCGTCCCCTCTCAAGAGTTCTACGGACTCACCGACTAGCGCAGAAAGGCTTCTACCATGGGTTCCATTAAAATCGCTCCGTCCGTCCTTTCGGCCGATATGGCCAACCTCAAGGGAGAGCTCGACAAGATCGCCGGCGCCGACTACGTGCACTTCGACGTCATGGACGGCCACTTTACCGGCAACCTCACCTTTGGCGTTGACATCCTCAAGGCCGTCAAGCGCTCCACCAACGTGCCGGTCGATGCGCACCTCATGGTGTCGAACCCCGACGAGACGGTCGATTGGTACGCCGACGCCGGTGCCGACATGATCACTGTCCACTACGAGGCTTCCACGCACCTGCACCGCACGCTCACGCATCTGCAGCAGCGCGGCGTCAAGGCCGGCGTGGTGCTCAACCCCGCCACCCCCGTGTGCGTGCTCGAGAGCATCATCGACGTCGTCGATATGGTGCTGCTCATGAGCGTGAACCCGGGCTTTGGCGGCCAGAGCTTTATCCCGGGCACCATCGCAAAGCTTCACGAGCTCAAGGCCATGTGCGAGCGCCATGGCGTTTCGCCCCTCATCGAGGTCGACGGCGGCATTTCTTCCAAGAACATTGCCGAGGTCGTCAAGGCCGGCGCCAACGTGCTCGTGGCCGGTTCTGCCGTATTTAAGTCCGAAGATCCCGCTGCCGAGGTTGCGCTGCTGCAGAAGCTGGGCAACGAGGCCGCACAGGAGGCATAAACCCTTATGACCGCAGGTCAAAACCGCATACCCGTGAATCTTGACTATGCCGCCTCGACGCCCATGCGCGCCGAGGCGCTCCTTGCGCAGCGCGAATATGACGACAGCGAGCTTGCAGGCGTCAACCCCAACTCGCTGCACTCGCTCGGCCGCAAGGCCGCCGCGCGCCTGGAGGTTGCCCGTCGCGAGATCGCCCATAGCTTTGGCGCACGCGTCCGCCCGTCCGAGATTGTACTGACCAACGGCGGCACCGAAGCAAACCAGCTGGCGCTGCTCGGTCTTGCCGAGGGCGCTCGTCAGCGCGATCGCAAGCGTAACCGCGTGATCGTATCTGCCATCGAGCACGATTCGATTCTGGACAACCTGCCGCTGCTGCGTGCCGCCGGCTTTACCGTCGACCTGGTGCAGCCCTGCCGCGCGGGCTACATTGAGCCTGCTGCGCTTGTCGAGCTACTAGGCGACGACGTGGCGCTCGTGAGCATCATGGTTGCCAACAACGAGACCGGCGTGGTGCAGCCCATCCGCGAGCTTGCCGCGGCCGCGCATACCGTGGGCGCCCTGTTCCACACCGATGCCATCCAGGGGTATCTGCACATTCCGCTCGATGCCGCCGAGCTGGGCTTCGATGCTATGTCCGTCGCCGCCCATAAAATTGGCGGTCCTGTGGCATCCGGCGCGCTTTACGTTAAGACCCGCACGCCACTGCGCCCCCGCATTTTTGGCGGTGGACAGGAAGCCGGACGTCGCGCGGGCACGCAGGACCTGCGTACACAGCTGGCTTTTGCCGCTGCCGCCCGCACGTTGGCGCCCCGCGTGGCCCAGGAGCGTACGACGCTGCAAGCTCTTTCCGACAAGCTTTACGCCACGCTTACGGCTCATCCGCGTATTCATGCCACCATGGGCGACTACGCACAGGCCGATCGTCTGCCGGGCATGGTCTCCATCTACGTCGACGGCATGGACTCCGAGGAGCTCATCGTCAAGCTCGATGCCGCCGGCTTTGAGGTATCGGCCGGTTCCGCCTGCTCGAGCGGCAGCATGGACCCGAGCCATGTTCTCAGCGCCATGGGTATTGGCCGCGAACAGGCCCTGGGTGCACTGCGTATCTCCTTCGATGACCGTGTGGACCCGGCCGATCTGGACGATTTTGCTCAAGCGCTGCTGTCGATCGTAGGCGCCGCATGATAGTCTCCGAGTTTGAACGTGCGCTGCTGACGCGCTACCCCAAGGCGGACGCCGAGGGCTGGGATCACGTAGGACTCTCTGTTGGCGATCCGGCCGCGGAGATCACCGGCGTTGCCTGCGCACTCGATGCGACCGAGGCTAATGTTCGACGCGCACAAGAAGCCGGTGCCAACGTGCTGCTGACGCATCATCCCATATACATCAAGGCGCCCGAGGCCTTTTGTCCGGCGGATTCCGCACGCCCCCAATGCAGCGCGGCGCTCTACGAGGCAGCGCGTTGCGGCGTGAGCATCATATCGCTCCACACCAACCTGGACCGCTCGCACGAAGCCCGTGTCTGCCTGAGCAAGCTGCTGGGTGCCGCACCCGTGAGCTCACTGGAGCACGTGGACGACCCCGAGGCCACCGGCCTGGGCGCGCTTGCAACGCTCAACGACTCGTGCACGCTGCGCGATCTTGCCACCCGTGCTGTCACGGCCTTCGGCAGCGACCCGCGCGTATGGGGCGAGGCCGATCACCCGTGCCGCACCGTCGCCATTTTGGGCGGCTCCCTGGGCGACTTCGGAGAGCTCGCCATCGCCGCGGGCGCAGATGTTGTCGTGACGGGCGAGACGGGCTACCACGTGGCGCAAGACCTTGCCTTGCGCGGGCTGCCGGTGATCTTGCTCGGCCACGACCGCTCCGAGGAGCCGTTCGTTGATATATTGATGAACTCTGCAGTTGACGCCGGGGTCGACCCCAGTCATGCGATTAAAATACTGAACCCTTGCCAATGGTGGACTGTGACAAAAGGAGAGAACTTATGAGCGCCGGCGCTACGCTACTCAAGCTGCAACAGATCGATTTGGAGCTCGCCCGCAACAAGAGCGAACTTGCCAATATGCCGGAGCTCAAGGAGCTCGCTTCCAAGCGCAAGACCTATGTGAAGCTCAAGTCCGAGATGACCAAGCTCTACGCCCAGCGCAAGGATCTGGACATTGAGCTCGACGATCTCAACACCACCGAGATCCAGACCAACAACGCCATCGAGGCTGCCAAGAAGCGCCACGTCGACGGCTCCGACTACCGCGAGGTCCAGGACCTGGAGAATGAACTCGCCACCCTGGCCAAGCGTCTGGACAAGATTGAGCACACCCGCAAGGACGTCGTTGTCGCCCATAAGGAGGCGCTCAACCGAGAGGCCCGCGCGCAGGCCATCATCGCCAAGTTCGAGGAGGGCGTGAAGGCCGATACCAAGGCCGCCCGCGCCAAGGCTGCCGACCTTCAGGCTCAGATTGACGCCGCCACTAAAGAGCGCACCGCGCTTGCTGCCACGCTGCCGGCCGACGTGTTCACCGACTACGAGCGTCTGCTCAAGCAGTTCCGCGGCCTGGCCGTCGAGACCATCCAGGGCAACATCCCCACGGTCTGCCACACCGCGCTGCAGGCATCGTCCATGAGCGACCTGAACCACGACGGAAGCGAGATTACGCACTGCCCGTACTGCCACCGTCTCCTGGTACTCCCGAGCAAGGAAGCCTAACGATGACGGCGGCATCCAACAATTCAATGCAACTTGAGGGAAAAACGATCCTGCTGGGCATTACCGGCGGGATCGCCGCCTATAAGTCGTGCAATATCGTGCGCCTGCTGCAAAAGCGCGGTGCGCGCGTCAAGGTCGTTATGAGCGAGCATGCCACGGAGTTCGTGGGGCCGCTCACCTTCCGTGCGCTCACCAATGAGCCGGTCGCGGTTGGGCTATTCGACGACCCGTCTGACCCCATCCACCACATTTCGCTGGCGCAGGAGCCCGATCTGGTGGTCGTGGCGCCTGCCACTGCCAATATCATCGCTAAGATGGCCAACGGCATCGCCGATGACCTCATCTCCACCACGCTGCTGGCAACGCCGCGACCCATCGTGATCGCACCCGCTATGAACAACGGCATGTGGAAGGCGCCGGCGACGCAGGCCAATATGGCCACGCTGCGCGACCGCGGCGTGCATGTGGTGGGTCCGGGAAGCGGCTACCTTGCCTGCGGCGACGTGGACACGGGCCGTATGAGCGAGCCCGAGGACATCGTCGAGGCCGTCTGCAGGGTGCTCAATCCCGTGCCGCAAGACCTGGCGGGCAAGCGCATCGTGATTACCGCCGGCCCCACGCACGAACCGATCGATCCTGTGCGCTTTATTGGCAACCGGTCGTCGGGCAAGATGGGCATCGCCCTGGCGGAGGAGGCCGCGCGCCGCGGCGCCGCCGTCACGCTCGTGCTGGGACCGACTTTGCTCGACGTTCCCCGCGGCGTGGAGTGCGTGCGCGTGCAAACCGCCGCAGAGATGTTGCAGGCGGCGCTGAGCGCCTTTCAGACGGCCGATGCGGCCATTTGTGCGGCCGCTGTCGCCGACTACACCCCCGCGGCCCCTGCCAACCATAAGCTCAAAAAGGCCAACGAACGCCTGGATCGCATCGAACTGGTCGAGACGGTCGATATCTTGGCCGAGCTCTCGCGCCAAAAGGGAGAGCGGTGCGTGATCGGCTTTGCGGCCGAGACCGATAACGTCGTGGAGTACGCGCAGCGCAAACTCGCGCGTAAGGGTTGCGATGCCATTATCGCCAACGATGTCTCACGCGCCGATTCGGGCTTTGGAACCGACACGAACAAGGCCTGGATTGTGAGCACAACGGGCACCCAAGAACTTCCTGTGCTAACAAAACCCCAGCTCGCAGATACAATTTTGGACTTGCTTCAAAATTTGTAAAAAAGTTCTTGCACAAGGACAAAGTTTCGGGTTAATATACTCCCTGTTGCGAGCGAGAGCAGAGCAACAAACAAAAGCTTCGGGACGTGGCGCAGCTTGGTAGCGCACTTGACTGGGGGTCAAGGGGTCGCTGGTTCGAATCCAGTCGTCCCGACCAGAAGTTTGCAGGTCAGGCACCTAGTGCCTGACCTTTTTTGTTTTAAGCAATTGCTTAGTTTTCAGTAAGCAACAGGGTGCCAAAAATCTACCTGCGCGATAATCGCCTTTTTCGGCTACTTGCGCGTTTTGCACACGCTTGAGCCGATTTATTAACGCGATATGAATCTACATACGCGCAGCAGGTACACGCCGTGAACGAGCGGCATTTATCATGGAGATTTACACAGATACAGCGACTGTAACGAACAAGCGTGCCGCTGTATTTATTCCAGTAGTTCACTTGATCGGTGGACAAGTTGGCTGTTGCAGCGAAACGCCAAGAGGAATGAGCTCTACACGAGGACCCCGCAGAGGTAATGGCGGGGGAGTGTGGCAGACGCTCTGAGAGCCGCTGTATGGTCCCATTTTTCCTCAAACTGACCACCTTGCCATGAACCTCAAATT
The DNA window shown above is from Collinsella aerofaciens and carries:
- a CDS encoding zinc ribbon domain-containing protein, which translates into the protein MSAGATLLKLQQIDLELARNKSELANMPELKELASKRKTYVKLKSEMTKLYAQRKDLDIELDDLNTTEIQTNNAIEAAKKRHVDGSDYREVQDLENELATLAKRLDKIEHTRKDVVVAHKEALNREARAQAIIAKFEEGVKADTKAARAKAADLQAQIDAATKERTALAATLPADVFTDYERLLKQFRGLAVETIQGNIPTVCHTALQASSMSDLNHDGSEITHCPYCHRLLVLPSKEA
- the coaBC gene encoding bifunctional phosphopantothenoylcysteine decarboxylase/phosphopantothenate--cysteine ligase CoaBC is translated as MTAASNNSMQLEGKTILLGITGGIAAYKSCNIVRLLQKRGARVKVVMSEHATEFVGPLTFRALTNEPVAVGLFDDPSDPIHHISLAQEPDLVVVAPATANIIAKMANGIADDLISTTLLATPRPIVIAPAMNNGMWKAPATQANMATLRDRGVHVVGPGSGYLACGDVDTGRMSEPEDIVEAVCRVLNPVPQDLAGKRIVITAGPTHEPIDPVRFIGNRSSGKMGIALAEEAARRGAAVTLVLGPTLLDVPRGVECVRVQTAAEMLQAALSAFQTADAAICAAAVADYTPAAPANHKLKKANERLDRIELVETVDILAELSRQKGERCVIGFAAETDNVVEYAQRKLARKGCDAIIANDVSRADSGFGTDTNKAWIVSTTGTQELPVLTKPQLADTILDLLQNL